The following is a genomic window from Sutcliffiella horikoshii.
ATTAAATATCCCCCTCACAACTTATGCAAAAATAAGCTGCTCAAACAAAACAGTTGATATAGGTTATGACAGAATCTTCTCTTGGATGAAGGAAAATGGACACAGGCAAGAAAGTCTAGAGAAAGCTTTTCCTATCGAAGTTTTTTATTTTGAAGACAATGTAGAGGAAGAAATCGTAGAATTATATATTCCTATAGTCGAATAGGGGGTTATGATATGAAAACATTAGTTGGTGAAATAGTAACTATTCCTTCTTATCGGGCAATGGGGGTAAAGTGGGAAGGTGCCTATGCAGAGGTGCCACAATTAAAAGAAGTGATTTTACAGATGAGTAAAAGGGTTGGTGAGTTTGCTTTTGCAAAAGAACCTGAAACGCAATTAGGGTTATCTTATCATCTAAGATTTGATGGGTTTGTTCATTATTCTGTTTTTGAAGTAGGTGAACAACAGGAGATACTGCCTGGAATGATAGAAATCATTGTTCCTGAGATGACCTATTTAATAGTAAAGCACCCTAAAGGAAAAGATATTGGCGTGACCTATACGGGAATTTATCAATGGTTTAAAGAGTGTGACTATCAACCGTTAAAAGAAAAAGGTATAGAATATTTCGATGATCTTCCAATAAAGCATGAGAGATATCCTGTTGATAGAGATTTAGAAGATCCCCATTTTGATATCCTTATTCCAATTGAATTAAAATCATGAACATAAAACGATGCCACTAGCTGGTGTCGTTTTTTTGTGTAAAAAATTTCCTCAATAGCCGTTGCATTATTTTGGTAATTATAATATACTACATTACAACACTAATGCACTATGGTTGGATGGAGGTGGAACATTGATCTTAAACACGGATGGTACAAAACCGATTTATGTGCAAATTGCCGAATGGCTTGAGACAGAGATCCTGAACGGGAATTTTCTACAGGATCAAAAAGTGTATTCTCAATATCAATTAGCTGAAATCTTTAATATAAACCCTGCAACTGCTGCAAAGGGCCTTACATTATTGGTAGAAGATGATGTCTTATATAAAAAGAGGGGGCTCGGCATGTTTGTAACAGAAGCAGCACAAGCTATCATCCTGACGAAAAGGCGGGAACATACGTTGAAAAGACTGGTTACTGAA
Proteins encoded in this region:
- a CDS encoding GntR family transcriptional regulator gives rise to the protein MILNTDGTKPIYVQIAEWLETEILNGNFLQDQKVYSQYQLAEIFNINPATAAKGLTLLVEDDVLYKKRGLGMFVTEAAQAIILTKRREHTLKRLVTELVSEAEQLNVGMDELLEMVRKESKQSKGE
- a CDS encoding GyrI-like domain-containing protein — encoded protein: MKTLVGEIVTIPSYRAMGVKWEGAYAEVPQLKEVILQMSKRVGEFAFAKEPETQLGLSYHLRFDGFVHYSVFEVGEQQEILPGMIEIIVPEMTYLIVKHPKGKDIGVTYTGIYQWFKECDYQPLKEKGIEYFDDLPIKHERYPVDRDLEDPHFDILIPIELKS